A DNA window from Pseudomonas sp. B21-056 contains the following coding sequences:
- a CDS encoding I78 family peptidase inhibitor, producing MPWKLASLGILLAAGFLHGCSSNAESSPDPVAAETAYDRCEAKAAEFAIGKQASPQLLEQARTRSGAQIARILKPNDMVTLEYRSDRLNLNTDANLVVNRVNCG from the coding sequence ATGCCTTGGAAGCTCGCGTCATTGGGTATTTTGCTGGCCGCCGGGTTCTTGCACGGTTGCAGCAGCAACGCTGAATCGTCCCCTGATCCGGTAGCCGCCGAGACCGCTTACGACCGCTGCGAAGCGAAGGCGGCCGAGTTCGCCATCGGTAAGCAGGCATCGCCACAATTGCTGGAGCAGGCTCGCACCCGTTCCGGCGCGCAGATTGCCCGGATCCTCAAGCCCAACGACATGGTGACGCTTGAGTATCGCTCTGATCGCCTGAATCTCAATACCGATGCCAACCTGGTGGTCAATCGGGTGAACTGCGGCTGA
- a CDS encoding cold-shock protein, giving the protein MSNRQTGTVKWFNDEKGFGFITPQGGGDDLFVHFKAIESDGFKSLKEGQTVSFVAEKGQKGMQAAQVRPE; this is encoded by the coding sequence ATGTCTAATCGCCAAACCGGCACCGTTAAATGGTTCAACGATGAAAAAGGCTTCGGCTTCATCACTCCTCAAGGTGGCGGTGACGACCTGTTCGTACACTTCAAAGCTATCGAAAGCGACGGTTTCAAAAGCCTGAAAGAAGGCCAGACCGTTTCCTTCGTGGCTGAGAAAGGCCAAAAGGGTATGCAAGCTGCACAAGTTCGCCCAGAGTAA